CGCCAGACAATACTGCTGGGTTGGCGTGGAGCGAAGATGGTCGTACACTGTAAGTCTGCTTTTGGTCATTCTGTATACGCTTTTTGCTAACATGACGTAGCTTTGTTGGTGCACAGAATGGTATATACGAGCTCCACGTGGACACCCAGAGCAGGAAGTTCTTCCCGAGCGTTTCGATGAGGTAAAAGGCCAGAAATCAATGAGTGGATGCGAACCTTTGTGCTGGCGCAGGTGGTTTCTAATAGCAGCTTCGGGGTGATATCTTGATTTACCAAAAGTGATGACCAGTAACGACGGTTCCTTATTAGCATGGGCACAGGATACCTTGAGTACATTCCTACCTCTTCTTGACATGGCGTTTGCGATGTTTAATCTCAGTCACATTACATTACCTTTCGCTTCTTACATGCTCATATATAGCTTAGCTGTTATCGATGATAGCTTGAATATAATCCAACGAATTCTAGCTACGACTAAACAAATACTATGCTTTAAAGTGACTTGCTGGACCCGTAGAGCAATTCTTGTACCATCTCGGCGATTGCCAGTGAGCTCGTCAAGCCAGGACTTTCAATACCCAACAGATTTACCCAGCCCTCGTATCCCTCCTCTTTCCGAATGATAAAGTCATGGAATCCTTTGCCTTTGAGGACAGCGTCTTGACCAGCTAACTTGGGTCGAATACCAGCATAGTCTGCCACCAAAGCTGAGGCGTCAATGCCTGGAAGATAACGCTGGATCTCCGTAATAGCCTGCGGCAATCGTGCTGCGTTGACAGCTAAATCATTGGGATCATCAATCCATTCCACATCAGGACCGAAACGTAGACGTCCCGCAAGATCAAGCGTCAAATGGGTGCCTAGACCTGCAATGCCAGGCTCAGGAACGGGATATATGAGACGCGAGATCTTGGGCTGAGAGGCAGAATACGAGAAGTAGTTGCCCTTGGCATAGTACAGCTCCTGTCGCTTTTCAGGTGGGACAATCATGTTGTGAATAACCGCAGCTCCCAGACCAGCAGCGTTGATGAGCGTCTCAGCCGTGATACTCGACGTCTCACCTGTGGCAGCATCTTTAACATCAATCTCCCAACCTTCACTACCGGGTCTAGATCCGAGAGGTCTGATGTTCACGACGGGTGAGTTGAGCGccgcaacaccaccagcatCCTCAAATAGACCTTGGAGACACAACATTAAGCCGTGCGAGTCGACGATACCCGTTGTCGGACTCTCAAGCGCACAAGCAGCATTGACGCCTTCACCGTCTCTCTTGACCTCTTCACCGCTCACCCATCGCGTTGGGACACCGAGATCGTTCTCACACAGGGTGTGAATCTTCTCAAGAGTTTCACGCTGTGCTTCGTTTTGAGCGACGATCCATTTGCCCGTGCGGCGATGGCCTATATCGTGCTTCTCGCAAAGCTCGTAGAGCAGATTCTTACCACGGATGCAGAGCTTTGCTTTCAAGCTTGATGGTCCGTAGTAAATACCTGCGTGTATAACTTCACTGTTACGCGAGCTTGTCTCTGTGCCAATGGCATTATGGCGCTCAATGAGAACAGTTGAGGTATCGTCTCTTTGTGCAAGTTGACGGGCCACGGCAAGCCCAACGACACCGCCACCAATTACCTACTACAATGTTAGAGTCATAGTCTCGAATTGATTTGAAATACATCGTGGCAACTCAATGGCGTTTGTCCCCCGTTCAGTGCCTCGTGATCCGGCTACGGGATCGATCGGAGACTGAGGCTCCGGCGCCGGAACCGGGTCATGATACGGGTCTtatgatgaggatgaagtgGACTTACAGCATGGGTGAAATCGGCTCTGGCGGCTGATGTCGAACTGAAGCTTTTCTTTTGAGTAGTTCGTAGATTTGTTGGAAGCTTACGTGCCAATGGTCGAAGCATTatgattgttgttgaagttgagttgTTTGCAAGAGTGGGAGGATAGCATGTCTAGAATTCGGCCAAGATGATGCATACACCGAGCTGACCAACGACGCAACACAGACGGGGAGTTACACCATGCGCCGATCAAAACAGATACAAATTGGCAAGGAAATATAGGGATTCACTTTATAACGTTTTGCATATCTTTTGGTGGCACTGCAAGTGTGTAGAGAACTGTTGCTCATGAGCTTGATACCCTACAGGCTACTATCAGAAGCCAACTTCAGGGAGTCGTAAAACTTTAAGACCTCGATCTTACGACACAAGCACACTTTAGCCGGTTGAGgataacttaatatataggaCGCTTGTGAAGCTTTTTGAAAACTCAATTTTCACCATATCAGGTCCATATGACTACCCCATTCTTCCTCTCAAGTGATCAAACTCATGATAATATACATAGAGTGAATCCATAACGCCATATTTGTCTCGAGCTGGTTTCAATTGCCACTGGAAAGTCGGCTCCCATACCCTCCATCTTGATCGCCTAACGCCATAACATTCAACATGCTTTGTGTTCTAAGCATCGGATAAAATATgagccagcttcttcaaggttTGGCTTCCTCGGCGATGGACTTGTCTTCCTCCTTATCTACTGTCGTAGAAGATCTTGTGAGGTTTGAGTGGTGAGGTGGCTCATGAGGAGCCGGCGACCCAGTCCCGAGGTCCGTCAGTTGTTTCTCTGGATATGTGTTAGCAAGAATCCAAACCAAACGATCTAATGGTGCTTACCTAGCTCTCGTACTCTGTGACGAAGCATCTGGTTCTCACGAACCAGCATCTGTGTCTCAGCCTGATAAAATGCGCTTTCATCGCGACCACCCAGAACCAAATCCTCGCTATTTCCACCTATGGAAGTTGCGCGAAGTCGTGGGGAGGCACCACTACGACTGGGTGTTCGAGATCGTCGTTGGAGGTCGGCACGGGCGAGATCGAACGAGCTTCGAGGGTGACGATAGCTATTGGAGCGAGAACCAGATCCGCCGGTTGGAACAGGAGGGATCGAGACATGAGAGCTGGAGGCGTGGGGGGTTCCGTGACCTGACCGCTCGGAAATGGCAGAGCTATCCTCTACAGCCGAGCTCTGGTTCTGGTTATGGGGGTTGGCAGCTTGAAGGCGCTGGAGTtcgagctgctgctgtcggATCATCTGCAAGAGGCGATTCTATCATCAAGAGGTCAGCCATCGTTGTTGTGTATGACATGGCATCATATTTCTTACCACATGAGCTTCTTGCTCTGcctcaagctcttgatgcAGTTCACCCAGGCTGGGTGCTCTATGATGACGGGGATCACCCGTCAGGGGAGATCCAGAAAGAGGTTGCGGGCTCGCAGTCCGTAGGCCAGACGGTTCGTTGACCATCTCGCCTGGCGAAGGCACGGAAGGGTCGTTAAGTTGTAGGTTCATGAGTACGGCGGAACGTCGTCGACCGGTATTTGGGGAGTGTTGGTTTCGAGAGATGGAGCTGCTTGACGATCCTGTTGGGTGTTAGTGGCCGAGTTGATTGTTTAGGTAAAAAATTTAGTAGAGGACGTACTTCGTGGAGGTTCGTGTTGAAGTCCAGCATTCATGGTCGCGGCTGCTTGCAACGATATCGAAGCTGATCGCGGGGATCTTGTTGGCGAGTCGCTGCGGGGAACAGCGGTGTTCGGTGGTGGAGACGCCATGATGCTTTCCTTGTATATATCACTTGGTTGttcttataaattataaggtaCAACTGATAAACGTTTTTCAGAGAAAGAATAGAGCGTCAAAAGAAAGTATATGATGAGAGTCGGTGAATACGTCAGAATTAGGAAGCGTTCTTAAAACGATTGGCTGAGTTATGTTGGCAGTTTGTTTAAACCGTAGGTGTGGAGGGGTTGTAGCAAACAGGCAGATAGATAGAGTATAGGTAGGGTATGCATGTACTACAGAGCAATTTATGCGTGTGCATATAGAAGAATACAGGTTAACATAGGATTTATGGTTACTTGATAGGTTATGAATACTAGAGGAGCGTTGATTCAGACCCGACGTCCATCGTGATCACCGAAACCAGATTGCAATGAGTAAGTCTGCGGCGGAGTTGCTGACGAGTGGCCTGCTTGTGTGCTGATCACGACCCTCCAAAACCAAACTTCCAGGCTCGGCGATAGAGGTCACAGGGCACATCAGTCGATTGCGGGGGCTGGGGCAACTTTGCTACAGTGAACAATACTCCGCTATCGCTCTCCAACTTGAACTTCCCCACGGGCATGTGCTGCTTTCAGCTTGGTCAAGACATTCTGTATTCATGATTCCGACCAGAAGGTCACGCAGACATGGAATTAGACTCATAACCGTGATGACCTGGAATCACTGACACATCTATTTCTTGGTCGAGGCCATCGTGAACAATCTGTTGCACAATAGAATCATGGTATCGGTTTAATTCAGTCGTGATACATGGTTTACTCACACAATGACAGATGACCACAGCATCATGATTCCATTCCAAGCCAGAGTCTCACAACTACAGGCTATCCGAATCTTCAACAGTGTAAAATAATACCCATGGCGACCATCAAGAATCAAAAGCCATCGACAACGGTATAAACATGTAACGAACCCTCAATACTCCTGAGACAGATATCAATGTAATCATCCGAACATCGCAACATACATGCATCTTGATTCACTGCACCGACCCATTTGCATGTTTCATGTGAATCTGATACAGAAGGGACCAACAGTTCCAAGCTCAACAGACAGGACAGGCCTCAACGGCCAGGATTTTGAGggcgttgatgatgaaacatGACGGCGTTGAGAACACGCCATTCTCACAGCTATGACCCGCAAGACCCCTTCAATTGACACAAGGACGTCAAATTTTTTTTTATCGTTGATCGTTGATTGAACATGTGTAAGACGCATGTCAGTGGCTTATGGCTGAAGGGTCTTGTAAGAAAGTTCAGGCACGTTAAATGAGTATACGGTGGCTGATTATGAATGAGGGAAGAGAAAACAAGCGGCTTAGTactgaggctgaagctggtACCTTACACTGCTCGGGCTCAGGTACAAGCATTGATGCTATCTTGAGATGTCATCTCGTCTACAATAACTCACGAACTTTAAAGAATAAGGATGCCTAATATGCAACTTTGCAACTATTCCTGGTCAGGAAATAACTTCATCCCAGCCTCTGGATTACACGTCGTCTTTCCTCCCAGTGTTACCCTGCCCTACAGGGTCCCTGAAGATGGATAGCCCGGTACAAGACGGATCTAGATCCCGCGGGGACCTGTGTATTTAAGACAGAAGCTAATCGGCTGACTACTTTCTGAAAAAAGTCAAACATATTGGGCATCTtcatctcgtcttgctgtAGTAAAACAAGCCACCTAAGATTTGTAAACCGGTATATCGGTTCGTAATGTCGATCCGCCAGGCTATCCATGCCGGCCTCACAGTCAAGGTGCCATTCCGCTGAGTCGTCCTTGTTTTTCTGGCCGTTCGGTTAGTATGGTCCAGCCAGACTGGCGGTATTGTCTGTGCCAAAAGCCCTTGTCTCCTGGCTAATATTAACGTCAACTACCGTGGCTTCCGGCACTAAAACCACCAGATCCCTGATGTTAATTGCTCCCAAGTTTTTGGTGGGAAATTGGCCTCTTCGtgttttgttgttgctggtcgagagtttgtttgtttatgTCTGTCCTTCACCGCATCAGATAGATCTTGGTTCTTGGACATGTTGGCTGGATGAAGCTGAGACATGGCTTCCAGATTGATTAATTGGTCAAGGGGCCGGGCCGCCAGAAGCAGGGAGAATCGCCCTTCAGATTTGTATAGATGGGACTGTCTTACTCGATGCAACTTTCTTTGGTTGGTTATGAGGTGAGCTAACCAGAAATTGGGCCCATGCTTGCGAGAAGTTGACATTTGAGCCAGACAATTTCAAGCCTAGTCGAGCCCACTACTGCAGGAACAcagcaaaagcaaaacaaGATGCATCTCCTGGTCCCAATTATCCAAGCTCCTGCATAATGGCTTGGAATCAAATAAACCAAGAGGTTAGCGCCTTGTGTCCATCTGAGGTATCGTTATCGTATTCGATCGATGGCCCCATATGCCGGGCTGTGAATGACAAGTCTGATGACGACTCATTTTGCTGTGACAATGCTGACAAAAGAAAAGCCGCCGAGAAAAGCAAAATTAACTCGTAAAGTGACTGGCTACGAGCGGAACCGCACTCAATCCTAGATCCACGGATATTCTTGGTTCGGTCGTACAGAATTGTGTTGGACAAATGATGCTGTGCTACACAATAGAAGGATCGGTGAGGAAGAGGTTCGCTTATTACTTCACAGCAATGGTCAGCTCTGCCAAGTTACCGCCTCTTGAGCGTCATATCAATGCATCTGTTAATTGCTGGCGCTTGTCATTCGAGGCACAAGAGAAACCCAGCAAAATGACTGCACCAATTGTCCCTCACGTGCAAGACTTGCATCAGTCATTGGATTCTTCAATTGGAATTTGGGTTGAGATTTGAGTCATTCCAAAGGCATCTTGAAAATGTAAGGGGTCCAGGGGTTCTCGAGGCAGTTGAACAACAACGGAATCGCTTGTTTTCTACGGAGTACAGCCTGACCCCCAGCCCCGAAACAACAGCcatgctcttcagctgggCGAGGCTTGGTAGTGAATGATTCAATCCTTGTATTTCCGGGTCGTAAAGGACTAGGAAAGTGGGATATCAATCGGACGTTTTGGCTAGAGGAACCGATCCCCGTCTTTTATCGTTATGAGACACTGGTCTGGCAGCGATAAAGCTGGGGCCACacacaaccaacaagagAGCAAAAAAATCTTTACCAATCTGTGCTCCTGGAGCTCCTCATGCATAATAGCTTTGTGATAATGCTGATTGACATGTTTGTgataaaaagaaaggttGATATGTGATATGACAGTTAATGTGATCGGCATATCAAAAAGATCGTGATCAGCCGAGCGGCAGACTTCACCGTTCCTACCAGAATTTCCGAAAAGTGTGCCGGGACCTGCGACACGGCGGCTTCTGCTGTCATTGGCTGCAGAAGGACAAACAGCAAGGATTGCCGGATTGAGAGCAAGAGTCACATGAGGATTCCTCCTCGAAGCGATATCGCGCTGTCAAGAGTTTCTCAACCCTCAAGGGACGGGAGCGAGATAGAGTCAAGTTCGTGGTGTAGTACCGAGTACGTGTTGCTAAATTGTTCTGATGCCCAGACGAGAGCACTCTAATGATGGGAAATAACTAGTCACCTATAATATGGCCAGGcaattcttattattataattcGTAGGCAGCAAAACTGAGGCCcgtcttttcttccctcatGAGATCGTGACCAGTCCACTGTCACGCTAGGACCGGCTTCTCAGCCCCTGATCCCGGATGGAGTCGTTGGAAACCCCAAGTTCACAGGGTTTAAGCACGGAGACAAGTTTGTAGCAAAGGAATTGAGTCTTTTTTGTAAGCGGCATGATGACTGTATGTTGACGATAATCGGTCAGACGGAGGACTTGTATGCTCCATCTTCACAAGAGCTCATAAGACTCAGCTCGCATGCATATCTaatgatgataatgagatCAATATGCCGATGAACAACACAGGTCTGTGTGTTTTGTTAAACTGTTCCTTATTTAGGACAAAACAAAGTTTCTCCATCCACATTATCCACACATACTGTGCACTGAATATCATTGCAACTTGAGATAATTGATCGAGCTTGTAGGCATTAGCAGAGTCGCATCGTGTCGCGATTAAAGGCGCGTCGATGTTCTTGGGCCAATAAAGTTGACGCTTAGTAGCATCACACCCACTTGTTTCGCAGACGTTGCGTGTGTGTGAATCTGTTCTCGAGTAACACACGTATGAAAACCGTCATTCCACGTTGTGCTCTTACCAAAAGGGCCCATAGTTCAACGGGTAAGCCGTTGAACTGGGTCCGAGCACACGAGTCTCACAAACTgtaagtttattttattcGTATACCAGAGTCTTGGACCTTTTCTTACTGTCTGTTTGGATATTCGGTAAAGGAGAAAAAACAATGCCGAGGATCATGAATCTGGACTGTCTTGAGTGAATGTGATTCCTGGACTGCCAAAGTTAAAAACCAACTTAGTAGCGGGATAATCCCTGACGGCCGTTTTGCAGGTTGACAGGGGCTCCCCTGCCCCTGGCTCCTCTTGTGCCCTCTGCTCGCCTCGCTGAGTGGCCTTTGTCGTCCCTGTTTATGTTCTTCCTCAAGAACGGTCCCACTATCGATGCCCATGTTCTAAGGTCATGTCGTTCGCTGACTTGTCGTCTGTATGGGCGGTTGTGGGCTTGCTACTACTATGTGCCTGCATCTCCGGACCCATCGAATTGCGTCGTTCGTGCCTTTGTTGTTCCTGTAATATGAGTGTGTGCTTATTCAACAGTTCGATACGACGTGTACTTGGGCGCTTGCTTTATGAGGCATCTTGAGCGAGTGAGCGAGCCAGCCATTACAGTGTTCGCATAGAATGAGGCTTGAGATATGATGTCGAGTAACTCACTAGAGTTCAATGTTTCCCTTCAAAGACGCCCAATTAGGAAAAGTTTATCGTGTCCTCCGTTTTCTTATCCTGGAACTTGTTTAATTCTGGCCTCGGGGCTCCCCCTCCCTTGCATGGCTCTTGTCTTCGTGCCTGAGGTGGGCTTAGCTTACCATTGGATCCCCATAAGGCAGTCTAGGACCTTCCCCAGTACGTGCAGACCACACAGTACCACACCATTAGGTTCAAGAGGCCAGAGAGGGTAGGTACTTCATGGCACTTGCGTTTTGCTTGTGGTTGTGCTGGCTTACAAGTTCCTCCCACTCCCACTCCCATCCCCTCAGGTCCCCTTCTACAACCgctgttgcttcttcttcttcttcgtcttctcgaCAACCCAAAATACGTCTTTGTTGTTCTCTTCTGGTTTTGTTTGTATACGCGCCTCTTTTCTGGCTCAACTGTTTCTCTTTGCCTCGTCGCTCACTATTTCATATACAGTCTGTCTCGTAGGCTTCGGCTTCACTCTCACTCATTGACCCGAATCGCTCTCTTCAATCGTCACTCTTTGTTGCTCAATACCTATACTATACTTTCGCCACCACCAACGTCCCGCAACTACTTCTACTTTCCGTTCTGGGCAACAAGCTGTTAACGTTATACCGGGCCTCTTACTGTATGAGTTGATATCTGCGCCATATCAGACGGAACTTTTTGACTGAGCTGCGATCTACGGCATCCAAGACGGGAACCCGCATTTCCTCACATCCCACCTTCGGTCAGCCTCGGTCTGGGTTACACATTTTAAACGCACGAATACATGCCGCGCAATTCTTAAACGAGACCTTGTCCCAGGATCATCCCCAAGTTCTGTCATACAAAGGTGTTCGAGTTGCCGCCTGCATTTGAGCAGCACGGTACCCTACCTATGCTGCTCTGTTCTGCATATCGCCAGCAGACACTTTCTACACATACGCCTACCGTTTAGCTTGCTGACTATAACGCATTGCCAAGTCATTAAACTTACCGCGCCTTTTGTATTTCGCCAATATGTCTTTTAGAGATTCTTTCATGACCCATAGTGGTACTCTAGAAGCGCTCCAGAGTCATCATGCACCAGCACGAAGAACTCGCGCTCCGGATATTGACACAATGGCAGCTGAAGAGAATCGCGTGCCCTTGAAAGCTGAAAAGGCTAGCAGAAGAGAATCGAGGTTAGGACTGCGAAGTTTATTCAGTCGATCAAAGACGCACTTGGCCAGTCCTGAAACGCCATCATCCTTTGGAAGCCGTACATCACTCCCTGAAACGAACCCTTATTTTCCAGCCCAGCCCGATCCAGTGTTTGACGATATGCCCTCGTCCCCTCGCAGCCCGCGACCTTTAGCTACCATGTTCGAAAGCCAGCATAGTCCACCGGCTCAACCACGACCTGTTGGCCTTGTTAGAGCCCAGGGGTCTGGCAAGCCTGCACGCGGGCCACTTTCGACATGGCACCCTCCACCTCTATTTAAAGCATTTCCACAGGCTGTCAAACATATGACATTACCAGCTACATCACTAGCACCTGAAGCCATTCTACGCATGCACGAGCGGCGAGCTAGCACATTGCGTGACGAAAATGCCGAAGCACCAGATGCTGAAGGTGCCCCTaccgagaaggccaaggttAAGAAGAAGCATCGTCGCAATACCTCCGGGCATTTCCCAAAGTTTGAATGGACCAACAAGATTTATGTTCTTGTGACATCTGGATATTTGCTGCAATATGCAGCAGAAGGACCCTTCGACCGGTTGCCTGAAAGAATATTGCACCTCAGCAAAGATTCTGCAGCATTTGCAAGCGATGTGATCCCTGGACGCCATTGGGTAATCCAGGTCTCTGCAGCTGCAGAGTCTGATGGGACAACAGCATCAGACTCTCGCTCTTTATTCTCGCGATGGAATTTCCGGGCTACTGAACGACGCCATGTCTCCAACTTCCTCATGGTATTTGAAACTGCCGAGGATATGGAAGGCTGGATCTCAACATTACGCCGTGAAATCGAGGCACTGGGGGGGAAGAAGACACTTACTGAGACAGGCAAACCAAAGGCCGAGGACGAAGTTGCACCACTACGAGAGAAACCTAGCCAAAGGACTTTGGTAGTACGAGACCCCAATCGGTTATCACGCAtagcaagctcaagctccCAGAGCCCTCAAAGTCCCGACAGCTTTCTGCCTCCCCAAAATCTACAATGGCAAAGTCAGACACAGATCAACCGCTCAGCCACAAATGTTGCCGAGCCTGAGCCTGCAGTCGATCAACCCCTTGATGATATTTCTACGACAAATAGCTTTGTATCGCATGACGGCAGGCAACTGGAGAGTTTACGAGAAAATTCGAACCGCCTTTCATTCATATCATCCGGTCAACGGACAGTCGT
This genomic stretch from Fusarium oxysporum f. sp. lycopersici 4287 chromosome 2, whole genome shotgun sequence harbors:
- a CDS encoding hypothetical protein (At least one base has a quality score < 10); translated protein: MSFRDSFMTHSGTLEALQSHHAPARRTRAPDIDTMAAEENRVPLKAEKASRRESRLGLRSLFSRSKTHLASPETPSSFGSRTSLPETNPYFPAQPDPVFDDMPSSPRSPRPLATMFESQHSPPAQPRPVGLVRAQGSGKPARGPLSTWHPPPLFKAFPQAVKHMTLPATSLAPEAILRMHERRASTLRDENAEAPDAEGAPTEKAKVKKKHRRNTSGHFPKFEWTNKIYVLVTSGYLLQYAAEGPFDRLPERILHLSKDSAAFASDVIPGRHWVIQVSAAAESDGTTASDSRSLFSRWNFRATERRHVSNFLMVFETAEDMEGWISTLRREIEALGGKKTLTETGKPKAEDEVAPLREKPSQRTLVVRDPNRLSRIASSSSQSPQSPDSFLPPQNLQWQSQTQINRSATNVAEPEPAVDQPLDDISTTNSFVSHDGRQLESLRENSNRLSFISSGQRTVVTSAGSSPASSPTVDTFPAPVEHNSSLEEAKLSPEPKPRPNAAAILDRRQSMQVLTPFVELQGGPINLRPQSSYGSGAADLKTQTPNFSVPNSSNRRYSYAKTMAQEFGMAPSSGPLEVRSLGRRAPPTTLPIARPLSMVADQPSPMEDVHERPVTRHGDETQPTIPAEDDLPSLPNIPTLYEMTPRHSSLVPIEEPTIEISRPGSSRRQSDMRQWRKSENPSAMGRSIPNSTRPSLEQRTRSRSFLGGAEEAARRRASLDTHSDARSDSMSAKARSQRRASIQSVMSDRASQYSASGDLPPPMSPESLPLPAPPPTVPLPPIPASASNPLLRPDMNGKSLFIRRSMPHLGEVPPPVPPPTCALPPLPPKIQVKA